Below is a genomic region from Brucella sp. BE17.
GCATTGACGACCGTCAGCCGCAAGCGCCAAGCGGCAGACGAGCGTCTCAAAGATGTCCTTAGATACCGGAAGGATCTCGCCGACGAGATCGACCGGATGACTCGCGCGGCGGATGCCGGCGACATACTCTCGGATTTGCGCGTCACCCATTGTCCCGCATGCGATCAAACGCTTAAGGCCGCCCACGCTCCCGATCACTGCTTCGTCTGTCACCAGCATCTGCCGGATGAGCCCGAGATCGAGGGGCTCGGGGTGGTGCGCCTTCGGTTCGAGCAGGACCGGTTGACGGGCGAACTGAAAGAGGCGGACGATCTCCTCAATGTCTTGAGTCGCGACGTCGAGAAACAGGCGTCAGGGATGCGGTTGGCTGAGGAGGGCTTACGAGCAATCGAAGTCGAGCTCGGCCCGGCTCGCCAAGCCGTCGCCGCGCTCGCCCAAGCTGATGTCAGCGCTATCGACGTCGCGCTCGGGCAGGCCGCCGAGCGAGCTAAACAGATGGATCGGGTGACGGCGGCGCTCGAGCTGGGTAAGTCTCTGACGGCTCAGGTCAAGGCGCTCGAAGACCAGATCAAGCCGTTGGCGGAACGGGTCGACGAATCCTTCAGGGCGGTCGACTTCGACGAAGCCGCGCAGTGGCTCGAGGACGGGATGAATGCATATCTCGAAGCACTCAATCGCGAGCGGCCCCAGACGTGGAAGCATAACCGAGTCGAAGTCGATTTGACGCGGTCCAGCGTTTCCTTCCGGATCGGGCGCAAAAAGTGGCAGGGCGCCTTGGGCGGAACCGACACCCTCTATTTCCTAATGGCCTACAATTATGGCCTTTTGTCGCTCAGCCCGCGCCCTCAGACCCACTACCCGGGATTGGCGATCATAGACGTGCCCGGCGAATTTTCCGGTGAGGCCATTGGGGATAAGGAGAATTTCATCGTCCAGCCCTTCATCGACCTACTGAAGGACGATGCCTTCGAGGGTGCGCAGCTAATTATTACCGGCGCTGCCTTCACCGGTTTGGCCGGTGTGCATGTCCAAGCTTTGACTCAGGTCCATGTCGCCTAAGATTTTCCCGGACGCAATAAGTATAATCTGATCGGCTCCAACAGACCTGCGGCCTTTAGGAAAGCTCTTTAGGCCGCTCAACGTCAGAATGGAGGGCGCATATCGGTCCAGATGTTGGTATCCAGGAGGTCAATCTCGGTAGGTCCAATCGGTGACGGCGGCAACCTTTTTGAAGATACCCTCGACTCCATTGGCTGTAGGATCGGCCAGTTGGAGCCACTCCTCTGCCCATGCGATCCATTCTTCAACGCCACGTCCATCAATCTCGGCGGCCGACTTGGTGTCCATTGATCGCAATGTAGTCAGGAAATCGCGCACGGCGGCGAGTTCGTGCCAATCCTGCGCCAACTCCCTGAATTTTCGCCATCGGTTAGCGTCTCGCTTGCGTCGTTGCTGCTCTTCATACCGGCGCCTCTCGGCGAGTTGGCGCTCGCGCTCTGCTGCCTCTCGATCCTTGCGTTGTTGAACGAGTAATGGTCCGGCAGCGACGAAAGTGGCCAGAATGTCAGGCAGCATGCCCTCCATGGGCTGCTTTTCGGATTCAAGCCATTGGCGCGGAAGGCCTACTGGCCATTGCCAGGTCTTGATTTCAAAAACCAGCCATCCGGTCGGCACCAGTTCCTTCTTCCAGCCGTTGGCGCCGGTTGAGCGCCATCGCTTCTCGTCTTCGGTCAGAGGCCGCCGTTCCTGCTTTTGCTTCTCTCGAACCTGGAACTCCACCTTTTCGCCCAAGACTTCGGCAGACAGGACGCCTCGCTCTCCCTGCACAACCTTCCCGCCTTGGCGTTCAATCGTCTTAAACAGGGCATCCAGAATCCGATGCTTGCGACGGTCCGTTTCGGTGAATTCGCTTGGACGGTACAGATTGCGTATCCATGGATCGCGTTCTTGGCGGGCCTGCCGCTTCTTTTCCTCGTGCTCAGCGAGCCATGACGCGATCACCGCGTGTGGTCTCAGGAGGCGCTCGGGTACTACAAGGGAGGATGCACTCGCGCGAGCTTTATCCACCTGTTGCATTACCTCCAGTGGTAACTCAATGGGCGGCGGCGGCAAGGGTGACGGGCGGATGGTGATAGAGCGTGCACTGCTCGATTTCGGCAATGGTGTCTGTTTTGGCGCTTTGCCTACGGCGTGCTTCGCCCAATATCCGCGCGGGGGGTATGGGATATCCTCCCGACCACAAATCTTAGCGAGACGATTGCCGCTGATCCCATATTCCTCAGCCAATCGCGACATTGGCGTTTTCCACACCGCGCTGTAGAGGTCCTCTCGTGTCATTGTGGCCGGTTGTGTTGGACGTGGCTTTGGCGTGGCCTGGACAGGATTTTCGGGCATCTCTGCTAGAGTCTTCTGTGCCAGGCCGAGATCGAGGGTGATATCCGCTGTGACGTGTTTAGGCTTGCGCCTAACCCCCTGCTTCTCGGTATCCAGCACTAGCGGCTCAACACATCCGGATGGTGGCGGCGGCAGAGGGGGCTGTTCTATGGGCTTTCCGAACTCTTTCCGCATCCAGTGCCCGGCCGAGGGAGTTGGGATATCGGCACGTCGCAGCAATGTGCTGAGTATGCCCGTGGTGGTGCCGAGTTCAGCAGCCAGGTGGGACATCGGCTTCGACCAGATCGTGTCATAGAGTTGTTGGCGGGTGAAGCGGTGTTCCATGGCAGATAACTTAAGGAGCAATCGTGGGTGTCGGGAAGAGCGTCTGAGCGGCATTACTTAGAGCGAAAAAGGAACATTCGACAACCCATGTGGTCCCGAAATTCATTATTTGGCCCTGCGCGATTCGAACTTTTCGGCCGCCGAACGCCGCCGTTTCTACGCTTTTCTGCGCGCTGGCCCTCATCTGCCAGATGCAAGGGCGTACGCTCGGCGAATATGGCGTATTGTGGAGGGCAATCGGTGGTATCTGGCGCACCGCTCCGAGTGAAATGAGAACTATATCTACTCCATAGCCCTCTGAGACCCTCCTTCTCAAGAATCGGGCTTCCGCCATGCCGACTCTCGCGATTTGAGAATACGTCAACTCGACACATTCACCTTCGCCGATACCGGAGATGAGCGTGGCTTGCGGCACTTACGTTGCTAGTTAGAATAATCTATATTCCGATGTCGCGTGCTGGGTGTAGTTAACTCGTTGCTTGGGGAATTTTTGTGCGTTGCATTTTTTGTAAGAATCCGTCCTCTTCCTCGAAAAGCGTCGAGCATGTCATTCCTGAATCATTGGGAAACAAGCGGCATGTTTTACCGAGAGGCATCGTATGTGACGGTTGCAACAACTACTTTTCCAGAAAGGTCGAAAAGCCGTTTCTGGATCTGCCGGCCGTTAGGCAGTTGCGGTTCCAGCAGGATCTTGAAAGCAAGCGCGGCAATATCCCATCGATAAGCGGATTGATAACACCGGATATACCGGCGCTGCTTACGCGATATCCAAAGTATGATTTCACCTCAGTCCAAGTGTCCGAGCCGGATCTCGCGAGGATTCTCCAGGCTAAGGAAGGAACGATGCTGTTTCCGCTGGCCGGAGACCTCCCCGATACGCCAGTTATCTCGCGTTTTCTAGCGAAGATCGCGCTGGAAGCAATGGCCTTGCGCCTTGTCGAGTTTCCCGAAGGTATTGCCTATATTTGTGACGAGGCGCAGTTTGATGTCCTGCGCGATCATGCCAGAAAGGGTTATATCAGTCCTTGGCCCGTTCACATCAGGACCATTTATCATCAGAACGGAAAGACTTTCGGGCCTCAAGGTAATGCAGAACAGATCGTTCACGAGTTCGATTTTCTTGTAACCGATCAAAGCGAATGGTTCTTTGTCCTGGCGATATTCGGGGTGGAGTTTGCGATCAACCTGGGAGGACCTGAAATTTCCGGGTATCGGCGTTGGCTTGAGCAGACTGGCGGTCTTAGTCCACTGTACACCGACAGGCATGGCGGCCTTGCCGCGATGCCCAAATAGCAACCCCACCACCGTTGATGAATCGAACTACCGATCGAGAAATATTGCGATATCCCTCTGTTCGTTCAAGGGGACAACGAACAGAGGGACACCGAGGGCGAACGCCGCATGATAGGCCGCAAGTACGGATCGTTCCTGATGTTCACCGAGCTCTTCATACGATCGAGCCGGTCTCGTTCTCTGTGTATCCGATAAACGTCGCAACGCGATCTTTTCGACGTCATCGACCAAAACAACGAAGCGGGAAACATCGATCGCCGAAAAAACCGAAGGCGGAATTTCTACTAGGCCATCGGGAGTGTCTATGATGGTGTGACCGTCGAGAACGATCAATCCTTCTTCCGGCGCGCGTCTCATGAAGCCAGATATCAGAAGGGCTTGATTGTCGTCGATGTTTCCCTCGCGCAGGAGATCGTGGGCGGCAGGCTTGCCTTGGCGCTCTTGCCTTTCCGCCTTGATCAGATCACTCGCCTGCAAATGCTCGAAAACAAGTCTTCGTCGCGCATCTTCGAGAAGTGTCGACTTCCCGACGCCTGACAAACCCACCAAGGCGACAACCCTCCGCTTACTCATGCTTGAAATCCAAGGTCGATCTGCGAAAGCAGGTTATCCAGACAAGAGCGCGGTATGCGAAAGATCGATTGAGGCGGATGCTCTGCGATAACCTTGCTCTCTTGAAGCTGCTTCAACCCAATAGCCGGATCAATATAGGCGGCGAGCAGGTAGTTGATGACTTTGACGGGCGATTCAGAAGATGCTCGCCAGCCGTCGAGGTCTTTCTCGCTATAAACCGACCGTCCGCCTGTCATCTGGAGCAACTCGCGGGTGGATCGCGCAAGACGAACGTCCTCAAGTATTCCGATTGCCGACATTGCCTGCGACGGTAACGACGACGATTTGCCCTTGTAGAAGAACAGGATTGAACCTGGCGGCCCCAAATTGGATGGCGCCCGGCACAGATACACCTTTCGAATTGTGTTGCCCGGTCGCCGCGGACCTCCTCCCAACCCAAGCGCTCCGAAGAGATCCAACTGGTTCTGCTGCTTGAGATCCGGATAGAGGATGTCATGGTAGCCCTCTTTGATCGGGATACCGAACGCTGCGGTGTCCGCCACGATGGCGAAGCGCGGATAATTCAGCCGATGGACATCAAAGTGATTGTCGCCATCTGTCGGCGAGGGTGCGCGCGCGCCCATACGTTTTTCATAGATCCTCTCACCGTCCTCCTTTGTTGCAGTATGGGTGAACCCGAAATACTCAAGAAGATCAATGAGGGAGGTCTGCCCCTCATACGTGGTGACATAGACGAGGTCATATTTGTTCCTTTGAGCGAACCAGAAGACCTTCTTCAAAAGCAGCTCACCAAGCTTAAGACCGCGTCTCTCCGGCCGAACCTTGAACGTGCAGATCTTCAGTATCTTGTTGGCTTTTTCAGTTGCGTCGGTGTCCGAGCCGGTCTCATCCTTTCTGACCAGAAGGCCGGCAATTCCGTCGTCTTCAATGATCCAGCAAAGGCGCCGCTGCTTTACACATTTTTCCGTCCACCATTGATCGAAACCGGGATAGTCCTCGCGCAGGCTGTCAAAGATGGTGTCCGTCAGAGGTATCGCATGAGCGGCGACCTCATCGATGAAACGCACCGGCGCTTCGATCGGCTCATAGGTCGTTCGAAGGAGCTGAACGGCGTCTGCTACATAGAGCACCCGGCGACCGAGTTCTGGAGAATGGCGCCTGGCCCGCTCGTGGAGGCCTCTATCCTGGCTGACAAGAAAGTCCACGGCGCCGATGTGAAGCGCATGCAGCAGGGTCGCGTCGACTATATCGTTGTGCTTCGGAAGAGGCCCGAATGCGTTCGAAAGCTCTGCGGCGGTCAAGCCTCGGACTTTTGATAGGGTTTGAAATTTACCAAGCTTACTGAGAGATATCGCTCGGCGGGCCGTATCCTTGTCGCGACCAACATCATCGCGCGCCGCCTCGTGCACGAAAATATCGACCTTGTGCTTGGCGGCGAGGCTTGTAAGTGCGGAAAAGGCCGGCTCTACGGTTTTATTGTCTTCCAGATGAATAATTACATTCGTATCAATCAGATATGTTTGTGTGTTCATTCCGGAGCGCCTTTTGAAGGTCGGGCTTCGCGTAGAGGAAAGACTGCGGAGCCTTAAATCCAAATCGCTCCTTCAATTCAGGTAAGGTCAGCGGTCTCGCAAATCGGCGCGGTGTCGACAGTTTTAGTGCAAAGCCTTCTTCCAGGCCACTAAAGTACTCGTCGAAATCGGCTTTCTTGATCGATGCAGATCGGCCGTGCTTTTTCCAGAGGGCAGAGAGTTCAAGGCGTTCAACATTCTCAATTTTAATAGCGCCCACCAAAGCCATTTCTGGCGAAGTAGAATAAATATAGGCCGTAGCGCCATGAGACACCGACAAGGGGAAACGCCTTCTCAGCTCGATGGTCTTAACGCCATCAAATATCTTGCCCGAATAGTTCGGCTTTATGCTGATAACGATGTCTCGGTTTGCAGGGCGGGCATCGTCGCGATCGCTAAAAATCGGAAGGACATACTGATCGTCGTCGGCAACGGCTCCGCCAAGCTCGGCCTGAATCCGCACTCCGAACTCCGAATGAACTGGAAATGCTGCATCGATGCGCAAGCTGGCACCGAGAGCGTCGACATAGCGCTGCAATGAGGAGATTTGGACATCGCCTCGTTGTTCGATCTTGGAGATTGCCGCTTGGCCGACGCCCAAACGCTTGGCCATCTCGAGTTGGGTAAAGCCCGCAGCCTGCCTCAACGCCCTGAGAGATTGCCCCACAACGCGTCCCGCGTCGCCATCGCCAACCCGGACGGCGTCAATAAATTCGCGCTCACCCGACATCATTCCACACCATCGCTCTCCGAATCACTTTACCATAATATTCCCTTAAAGGAATATTATGGTAGGAACAAGAACTGGTATGCTGTCTTGAGCTATAGTTTGACTGATGATGTGATTGCGAAGAGCAACTGAATTAGTTGTGTTTCTGGCCATGCATCCGCCCAATAAGCAGCATCGATCACAACGTCAGGACTCTCGGCTATTCCGCGCCCGGCTCCACAATTCCGAATCATTCGTGACGCCGGGCTACCGCTCCACTCTGGCCGTGCCGATTGCTTGGGGGCTCTGCCCCTGGCGCACCGGCTGAAGATGACACCTATATTTACTCGATAGCCCTATAATATCGGCATCATAAAGGACAGAATCCCACTCAAAAGACTGGATCAATGAGTGTACCTGCAATGCGATATCGGTTGTGGCGGAGTTGAGATATTCGTTATGCAGGTGACGCGCATTGAGCTTTATAAATGGGTCTGCGAGAGGCCACTTAGCAAAGTCGCACCGGAGCTCGGAATTTCCGGCACGGCACTCGCCGCTATCTGCAAACGATACCAAGTGCCTTATCCCGGATCAGGATACTGGACCCGCAAGTCGTTAGGACTTCCCGCAGAGTTACCGATCTTACCAGAAGCGTCCGATGAGACCATCGATATCCTGCCGCAAGTCGTAAAACCACGCAAAAAGCGAACAATGGAGGAAGGAGCCACGCGCAAGCCAAAGCTCGTTGCGAAAAGTCGCCGTCCGGTTCGTCACCCGCTGCTTTTTGGTGCAGAAGACCATTTGCGGAAAACACGGGAGGTTAAGAACGGCGAGTTCCTCAGGCCCTACAAGAGGCTTCTGCCGGATCTGATCTCATCAGAAGCCGCGCTTCATCGTGCTCTCTCCATCGCCAACGCTCTGTATCTTGCGCTTGATGAGCGAGGTTACCGCGTTCAAATCGCGCCAGCCGCCGACAATTTGCTGCGGATTCATGTCAGGGAACAAGAGGTCGAGCGAAAGGATCGCAAATACGGTCGCTACCACTCGGGAAGTATTTGGGCACCTGACAGGCCGACTGTTTTTTATATCGACATGGTGCCCGTAGCGCTCGCCATCACCGAGATGACCGAGCGCGTGACGATGCGCTATTTCAATGGCGACTACCATCGTGAGGACAGCAAGCTCATCCGGTCAGCAAAATCTTGGCAGCTGACGCACTCGTGGACAACCGAACAGGATATGCCGTGCGGGCGTTTTCGTATCGTTGCCTACTCACCAAAGAAGGGCGTCAACTGGTCTCGCAACTGGCAGGAAACCAGGCAACAATCGCTTGAGCGCCTGATCCCAGAAATTGTCGAGACGCTAGGGGCGTCAAAAGTTGATCTGCAACGCCTTATGGAGGCCGAAGAAGCGGCGGAGGAGCAGCGGAAAAAAGAGCAAAAAGAGCGGTGGGAGCGATACGAAAGGGAGGAAGATGCGCGAAAAACGGTCCAGGCTCTCGCCGACAGCCGGCAGCAGCTGGCCGAGATCATGGAGAAGTGGGGAAAGGCG
It encodes:
- a CDS encoding HNH endonuclease translates to MRCIFCKNPSSSSKSVEHVIPESLGNKRHVLPRGIVCDGCNNYFSRKVEKPFLDLPAVRQLRFQQDLESKRGNIPSISGLITPDIPALLTRYPKYDFTSVQVSEPDLARILQAKEGTMLFPLAGDLPDTPVISRFLAKIALEAMALRLVEFPEGIAYICDEAQFDVLRDHARKGYISPWPVHIRTIYHQNGKTFGPQGNAEQIVHEFDFLVTDQSEWFFVLAIFGVEFAINLGGPEISGYRRWLEQTGGLSPLYTDRHGGLAAMPK
- a CDS encoding AAA family ATPase, whose translation is MSKRRVVALVGLSGVGKSTLLEDARRRLVFEHLQASDLIKAERQERQGKPAAHDLLREGNIDDNQALLISGFMRRAPEEGLIVLDGHTIIDTPDGLVEIPPSVFSAIDVSRFVVLVDDVEKIALRRLSDTQRTRPARSYEELGEHQERSVLAAYHAAFALGVPLFVVPLNEQRDIAIFLDR
- a CDS encoding GNAT family N-acetyltransferase — encoded protein: MNTQTYLIDTNVIIHLEDNKTVEPAFSALTSLAAKHKVDIFVHEAARDDVGRDKDTARRAISLSKLGKFQTLSKVRGLTAAELSNAFGPLPKHNDIVDATLLHALHIGAVDFLVSQDRGLHERARRHSPELGRRVLYVADAVQLLRTTYEPIEAPVRFIDEVAAHAIPLTDTIFDSLREDYPGFDQWWTEKCVKQRRLCWIIEDDGIAGLLVRKDETGSDTDATEKANKILKICTFKVRPERRGLKLGELLLKKVFWFAQRNKYDLVYVTTYEGQTSLIDLLEYFGFTHTATKEDGERIYEKRMGARAPSPTDGDNHFDVHRLNYPRFAIVADTAAFGIPIKEGYHDILYPDLKQQNQLDLFGALGLGGGPRRPGNTIRKVYLCRAPSNLGPPGSILFFYKGKSSSLPSQAMSAIGILEDVRLARSTRELLQMTGGRSVYSEKDLDGWRASSESPVKVINYLLAAYIDPAIGLKQLQESKVIAEHPPQSIFRIPRSCLDNLLSQIDLGFQA
- a CDS encoding helix-turn-helix domain-containing protein — its product is MSGEREFIDAVRVGDGDAGRVVGQSLRALRQAAGFTQLEMAKRLGVGQAAISKIEQRGDVQISSLQRYVDALGASLRIDAAFPVHSEFGVRIQAELGGAVADDDQYVLPIFSDRDDARPANRDIVISIKPNYSGKIFDGVKTIELRRRFPLSVSHGATAYIYSTSPEMALVGAIKIENVERLELSALWKKHGRSASIKKADFDEYFSGLEEGFALKLSTPRRFARPLTLPELKERFGFKAPQSFLYAKPDLQKALRNEHTNISD